Proteins from a genomic interval of Mesobacillus sp. S13:
- a CDS encoding S1 domain-containing RNA-binding protein — MSIEVGSKLQGKVTGITNFGAFVELPGGSTGLVHISEVADNYVKDINDHLKVGDQVEVKVINVEKDGKIGLSIKKAVDRPERPARPERSESRPYSQRPRGGGGRGNDNRNARPENFESKMAKFLKDSEDRLSTLKRATESKRGGRGARRG, encoded by the coding sequence ATGTCAATCGAAGTAGGCAGCAAGTTACAGGGAAAGGTAACAGGTATTACAAATTTCGGGGCGTTCGTCGAGCTGCCGGGTGGCTCAACAGGACTTGTTCACATCAGTGAGGTTGCAGACAACTATGTCAAGGATATCAATGACCACCTGAAAGTTGGCGACCAGGTTGAAGTAAAGGTTATCAATGTTGAGAAAGACGGTAAAATCGGTTTATCTATCAAGAAGGCTGTTGATAGACCTGAACGACCTGCAAGACCAGAAAGATCTGAATCAAGACCTTACTCACAGCGTCCACGCGGCGGCGGCGGCAGAGGAAACGATAATCGCAATGCTCGTCCGGAAAATTTCGAATCAAAAATGGCGAAATTCTTGAAGGACAGTGAAGACCGCCTGTCCACTCTAAAACGCGCTACCGAATCTAAGCGCGGCGGAAGAGGAGCTAGAAGGGGCTAA
- the spoIIE gene encoding stage II sporulation protein E gives MQKVERNMMEPIGEVHLEESRFRFAKGMSKLQSKIENLFLKKGYIFLIIGFLLGRALILAKLTPFSLPFFAAVYLIRKDRAPIALFGLVAGAATLSFTDAVFTFASVFLFLLLFKLTGKWIQNSMKVLPVYIFFTILIGKMLKALILSGNITMYEGMMTGVEAGLGLVLTFIFLQSIPLLTASKRKQSLKTEEIVCLIIMLASVMTGTIGWTVYDLSVEHIMSRYLVLIFSFVAGATVGSTVGVVTGLIFSLANVSSFYHMSLLAFSGLLGGLLKEGKKPGVALGLFIATLLIGMYGEGGGALSQTLTESAAAVLLFFLTPQLLTSKIAKHIPGTAEYSAEQQQYMRKMRDVTAQRVVQFSNVFEALSKSFTTLQVQDETLESDRDMDYFLSNVTEKTCQTCFKKDHCWTRNFNTTYDYMSEIMQEMDQNSGAVPQKLSREWDKHCTRSKKVMEIMQQQLNYYQANKKLKKQVQESRRLVADQLLGVSEVMGDFAKEIQRERENHSKQEEQILEALQDFGIHIEHVEIYSLEQGNVDIDMTIPYCQGHGECEKLIAPMLSDILQENIVVNSEECSTFPNGFCHVTFRSAKAFAVATGVAHAAKDGDLISGDSYSTIELSGGKYAIAISDGMGNGERAHSESRDTLLLLQQILQSGIEEKVAIKSVNSILSLRTTDEIFSTLDLVMIDLQNASARFLKIGSTPSFIKRGGKVMKVQASNLPMGILQEFEVDVVSEQLKAGDLLVMMSDGVFEGPKHVENYDLWMKRKITELQTEDPQAIADLIMEEVIRSRDGSIEDDMTVVVAKIDHNIPKWASIPVTNYQKRA, from the coding sequence ATGCAAAAGGTAGAAAGGAACATGATGGAACCGATCGGTGAAGTTCATCTCGAGGAATCACGATTCAGGTTTGCAAAAGGCATGTCGAAGCTGCAATCCAAAATTGAAAACCTTTTCTTGAAAAAAGGCTATATCTTCTTGATTATTGGATTCTTGCTTGGCCGTGCCTTGATACTGGCAAAGTTAACCCCTTTTAGCCTTCCATTTTTTGCGGCTGTGTATTTGATCCGGAAAGACCGTGCGCCTATTGCGCTGTTTGGTCTGGTTGCCGGGGCTGCAACCTTGTCTTTTACTGACGCCGTCTTCACCTTCGCTTCTGTCTTCCTATTTTTACTGTTATTCAAGCTGACAGGAAAATGGATTCAGAACTCGATGAAAGTCCTTCCGGTTTATATATTTTTTACTATTTTAATAGGCAAAATGTTAAAAGCGCTAATTTTGTCAGGAAATATCACGATGTATGAAGGAATGATGACTGGAGTCGAAGCTGGGCTAGGTCTTGTGTTGACATTCATCTTCTTGCAAAGCATTCCTTTGTTGACAGCCAGCAAGCGGAAGCAGTCATTGAAAACGGAGGAAATTGTTTGTTTGATCATCATGCTTGCATCTGTGATGACGGGAACTATTGGGTGGACAGTCTATGATTTGTCTGTAGAGCACATCATGTCCCGGTATCTGGTTCTCATTTTTTCATTTGTCGCTGGTGCTACAGTTGGCTCCACAGTTGGGGTCGTCACTGGACTGATCTTCAGTCTTGCGAATGTGTCGAGTTTTTACCATATGAGTCTGCTGGCTTTCTCCGGATTGCTTGGCGGATTGCTAAAAGAAGGAAAGAAGCCAGGGGTGGCACTCGGTCTTTTCATTGCCACACTGTTGATTGGCATGTATGGCGAGGGAGGCGGTGCGCTGAGCCAGACGCTGACCGAATCGGCTGCAGCTGTCCTGTTGTTCTTCCTGACGCCGCAATTGCTTACGTCAAAAATCGCCAAACATATTCCGGGTACAGCGGAGTATTCAGCAGAACAGCAACAATATATGAGAAAAATGAGAGATGTGACTGCGCAGCGTGTCGTCCAGTTCTCAAATGTATTCGAGGCTCTGTCGAAAAGCTTTACTACCCTGCAGGTGCAGGATGAAACACTGGAAAGTGACCGCGATATGGATTATTTCTTGAGCAATGTCACAGAAAAGACATGCCAGACATGCTTTAAAAAAGACCATTGCTGGACAAGGAACTTTAATACAACCTATGACTATATGAGTGAGATTATGCAAGAGATGGATCAAAATTCTGGTGCCGTACCGCAAAAACTTTCACGCGAATGGGACAAGCATTGCACCAGGTCGAAAAAGGTCATGGAAATCATGCAGCAGCAGCTTAACTATTATCAGGCAAATAAAAAGCTAAAGAAACAGGTTCAGGAAAGCAGGCGTCTCGTGGCAGACCAATTGCTTGGTGTATCAGAAGTCATGGGCGATTTCGCTAAGGAAATCCAGCGTGAGCGTGAAAATCACTCAAAGCAAGAGGAACAAATTCTGGAGGCGCTCCAGGACTTTGGCATTCATATCGAGCATGTGGAGATTTACAGCCTTGAGCAAGGCAATGTAGATATCGATATGACCATTCCATATTGCCAGGGACATGGTGAATGCGAAAAGCTGATCGCACCGATGCTTTCGGATATCCTGCAAGAAAATATCGTAGTCAACTCTGAGGAATGTTCTACATTCCCGAATGGTTTTTGCCATGTGACATTCCGTTCTGCAAAGGCATTTGCTGTAGCGACAGGAGTGGCACATGCCGCAAAGGATGGAGACCTCATTTCGGGTGACAGTTACTCCACCATTGAGCTGAGCGGAGGGAAGTATGCCATTGCCATCAGTGATGGCATGGGCAATGGCGAAAGGGCGCATTCCGAAAGCCGGGATACTTTATTGCTGCTTCAGCAAATCTTGCAATCTGGAATCGAAGAAAAAGTAGCGATCAAGTCCGTGAACTCCATTTTGTCATTAAGGACAACCGATGAAATTTTCTCCACCCTGGACTTGGTCATGATCGATCTGCAAAACGCATCTGCCCGATTCTTGAAAATTGGCTCGACGCCGAGCTTCATCAAGCGTGGCGGAAAGGTGATGAAGGTCCAGGCGAGCAACTTGCCGATGGGCATCCTTCAGGAATTCGAGGTGGATGTCGTGAGCGAACAGCTTAAGGCAGGCGATCTGCTGGTGATGATGAGTGATGGCGTATTCGAAGGGCCTAAGCATGTCGAGAATTATGATTTATGGATGAAAAGGAAAATCACGGAGCTTCAGACAGAAGATCCGCAGGCAATCGCCGACTTGATTATGGAGGAGGTCATCCGTTCACGGGACGGATCTATCGAAGATGACATGACCGTGGTCGTCGCCAAAATCGATCACAATATCCCGAAATGGGCTTCTATCCCGGTCACCAATTATCAAAAGAGAGCTTAA
- a CDS encoding vWA domain-containing protein, translating to MKTGTIRQVLLITDGCSNQGEDPIAMAALAKEQGITVNVIGVMEQDVIDEQGMTEIEGIAMSGGGVSQIVYAQQLSQTVQMVTRKAMTQTLQGVVNKELQQILGGGRTVEDLPPEQRGEVMEVVDELGETVELDVLILVDTSASMKHKLPTVKEALLDLSLSLNARSGDNRFSVFVFPGKRKDVEKLLDWTPKLESLTSIFAKLTTGGITPTGPAIREALSHFNKKRSLRSLLSGDDESFFEESV from the coding sequence ATGAAAACAGGTACAATCAGACAAGTATTGCTCATTACGGATGGCTGTTCGAACCAGGGTGAAGATCCGATTGCGATGGCTGCACTGGCCAAGGAGCAGGGGATAACAGTCAATGTCATTGGTGTGATGGAACAGGATGTTATAGATGAACAGGGCATGACGGAAATCGAGGGAATCGCTATGTCGGGCGGCGGTGTCAGCCAGATCGTGTACGCGCAGCAATTATCGCAGACTGTCCAGATGGTGACGAGGAAGGCGATGACCCAGACACTTCAAGGTGTAGTGAACAAGGAACTCCAGCAAATCCTTGGAGGCGGCCGTACAGTGGAAGACCTTCCGCCGGAGCAGCGCGGTGAGGTGATGGAGGTTGTGGACGAGCTTGGGGAAACAGTTGAGCTGGATGTGTTGATTCTTGTCGATACGAGCGCGAGCATGAAGCACAAGCTTCCTACAGTGAAAGAAGCCTTGCTGGACTTGAGTTTAAGCTTGAATGCAAGGTCAGGAGATAACCGCTTTTCGGTGTTTGTATTTCCCGGGAAACGAAAAGATGTCGAAAAACTGCTGGATTGGACGCCGAAACTTGAGTCACTCACGAGTATTTTTGCCAAGCTGACAACTGGAGGGATTACGCCGACAGGTCCTGCCATTCGCGAGGCACTTTCCCATTTTAATAAAAAACGATCTTTAAGGAGCCTATTGTCCGGTGATGATGAATCCTTCTTTGAAGAATCTGTGTAA
- a CDS encoding protein kinase domain-containing protein, protein MMNPSLKNLCKVIPGTIIEGKWHHNRYTIIKELGFGANGIVYLARYNNKQVALKMSDNGMSITSEVNVLKSFAKVQGSALGPSLLDVDDWERPGKKVSFYAMEFIKGPDFLAFLQQKGPDWTGVMILQLLADLQLLHENGWVFGDLKPDNLIVTGPPARIRCIDVGGTTMQGRSIKEFTEFFDRGYWGLGSRKAEPSYDLFAVGMIMVNTAYPKRFTKKSGGLNEIMEKVKQSRDLKIYEKVIYKSLAGKYQSAMEMRSELLQVHQPAVEPKRNTRQQKTAPPKQTQSHTKANPARTNSNAASRQTRKGYNKNKKKSTALETVTIILIISLLYFFYIYSQIT, encoded by the coding sequence ATGATGAATCCTTCTTTGAAGAATCTGTGTAAAGTCATTCCTGGTACGATCATTGAAGGGAAATGGCATCACAATCGATATACAATCATAAAAGAGCTTGGCTTTGGAGCGAATGGGATTGTTTATCTGGCAAGGTACAATAACAAACAAGTCGCGTTGAAGATGAGTGATAATGGAATGTCGATCACTTCTGAGGTCAATGTGCTGAAATCTTTTGCCAAGGTCCAGGGATCTGCCCTCGGACCTTCTTTGCTGGATGTGGATGACTGGGAACGTCCTGGAAAAAAGGTGAGCTTTTATGCAATGGAATTCATTAAGGGACCTGATTTCCTGGCTTTCCTGCAGCAAAAAGGCCCGGACTGGACCGGAGTGATGATCCTTCAGTTGCTTGCAGATTTGCAGCTGCTTCATGAAAATGGATGGGTATTTGGCGATCTGAAGCCGGATAATCTAATTGTGACTGGGCCGCCTGCAAGGATTCGCTGCATAGATGTCGGCGGTACGACAATGCAAGGACGGTCGATAAAAGAGTTCACTGAATTCTTTGACCGAGGCTATTGGGGTCTCGGAAGCCGGAAAGCAGAACCAAGCTATGATTTATTTGCTGTCGGCATGATCATGGTCAACACCGCATATCCAAAAAGATTTACGAAGAAGTCTGGCGGATTAAATGAAATCATGGAAAAAGTAAAACAAAGCCGAGATTTGAAGATCTATGAAAAGGTCATCTACAAGTCACTTGCAGGTAAATATCAATCCGCCATGGAGATGAGGTCCGAGCTGCTGCAAGTCCATCAGCCAGCTGTGGAGCCGAAAAGAAACACTCGGCAGCAAAAGACTGCACCGCCCAAACAAACGCAATCACATACAAAGGCAAATCCAGCGAGGACCAATTCAAACGCAGCCTCCCGGCAAACACGGAAGGGATACAACAAGAATAAGAAGAAATCTACTGCGCTTGAAACAGTCACCATCATTTTGATTATCTCTTTATTATATTTTTTCTATATTTATAGCCAGATTACCTGA
- the tilS gene encoding tRNA lysidine(34) synthetase TilS, protein MIETKVNAFLEKHDFQLNNKSIAVGVSGGPDSLALLHFLSEQRVRNSLKIVAVHVDHMFRGDESYQDALFVKAFCEERNIPFEMKRVDVPAFMRETGLSSQQAARACRYEFFQQVMEQHQLHYLALGHHGDDQVETVLMRLTRGSSGKARAGMPFSRQFGSFMIFRPFLCLTKEDLEMYCSINSLEPRIDPSNEKEYYSRNRFRKNVLPFLKEENPAVHEHFQRFSEELQMDEEYLIELTSEELNKVMKKEDKRISISIRSFQEMPMPLQRRGIKLILNYLYNDRPASLSAIHIEKIFSIIRNPHPSGTLDFPGGLRIIRSYGNCHFELNPPKRQSYRFELSGPDQLILPNGDVIEAQLLNDSHERELSNDCFIVDLEQAGTPLIIRTRQNGDRMSLKGMEGTRKVKDIFIDMKIPLDKRDEWPIVTDSEDRILWLPSLKKSNSEATKGNRLLLLTYIKY, encoded by the coding sequence ATGATTGAGACAAAGGTAAATGCCTTTCTTGAAAAGCATGATTTTCAGCTGAATAATAAGTCAATTGCAGTTGGGGTTTCGGGAGGCCCTGACTCGCTCGCACTGCTCCACTTTTTATCTGAGCAGCGGGTAAGGAACTCACTCAAAATTGTAGCAGTCCACGTGGACCATATGTTCCGGGGTGATGAGTCCTATCAGGATGCGCTATTTGTCAAAGCTTTTTGTGAAGAGCGCAACATTCCCTTTGAAATGAAAAGGGTGGATGTGCCGGCCTTTATGCGCGAGACAGGGTTAAGCTCCCAGCAGGCTGCCCGTGCATGCCGATACGAATTTTTTCAGCAAGTAATGGAGCAGCACCAACTTCATTACCTTGCATTGGGGCATCATGGTGATGACCAGGTCGAAACGGTACTGATGAGGCTCACCAGAGGAAGTTCCGGAAAAGCCAGGGCAGGGATGCCTTTTTCAAGGCAATTCGGTTCGTTCATGATTTTCAGGCCTTTTTTATGCCTGACAAAAGAAGATCTGGAAATGTACTGCTCCATTAATTCCTTGGAGCCAAGAATCGATCCCAGCAATGAAAAGGAATACTATAGCAGGAATCGATTTAGGAAAAATGTTCTCCCTTTTTTAAAAGAAGAGAATCCTGCGGTCCATGAGCACTTCCAGCGTTTCAGCGAGGAGCTGCAGATGGATGAAGAGTATCTTATTGAATTAACTAGCGAAGAATTGAATAAAGTAATGAAGAAAGAGGACAAAAGGATAAGTATTAGTATCCGTTCTTTTCAGGAAATGCCAATGCCTTTACAAAGAAGAGGGATTAAACTAATATTAAATTATCTTTACAATGATCGACCTGCTTCTCTTTCCGCTATACATATTGAAAAGATTTTTTCAATAATTCGCAATCCCCATCCATCAGGTACTCTTGATTTCCCCGGCGGTTTAAGAATTATACGATCGTATGGAAATTGCCACTTTGAATTGAATCCGCCAAAAAGGCAAAGCTATCGTTTTGAATTATCAGGACCAGATCAGCTGATTTTGCCGAATGGTGATGTCATCGAGGCTCAATTGCTCAATGATTCTCATGAACGGGAACTTTCCAATGATTGCTTTATCGTAGACCTGGAACAAGCAGGGACTCCGCTGATTATCCGGACAAGGCAAAATGGCGACCGGATGTCATTAAAGGGGATGGAGGGTACAAGAAAGGTGAAGGATATTTTCATCGATATGAAAATCCCACTGGACAAAAGAGATGAATGGCCGATTGTGACAGACAGTGAAGACAGGATCCTATGGCTTCCGAGCCTGAAAAAATCGAACAGTGAAGCAACAAAAGGAAACAGGTTATTACTATTAACTTATATAAAGTATTGA
- the hpt gene encoding hypoxanthine phosphoribosyltransferase, translating to MKNDIEKVLFTEEEIQEKTRQLAAQLTDEYKDRFPLAIGVLKGAMPFMGDLLKRVDAYLEMDFMDVSSYGNAMVSSGEVKILKDLDTSVEGRDILIIEDIIDSGLTLSYLVELFRYRKAKSIKIVTLLDKPTGRKADITADYVGFIVPDEFVVGYGLDYAEKYRNLPYIGVLKPEVYTK from the coding sequence ATGAAAAATGATATTGAAAAGGTATTATTTACAGAAGAGGAAATTCAGGAAAAGACAAGGCAGCTAGCGGCTCAATTAACAGATGAATACAAGGACCGTTTTCCGCTGGCCATTGGTGTTTTAAAAGGTGCGATGCCATTTATGGGCGACCTGCTCAAGCGTGTGGATGCGTACCTTGAAATGGACTTCATGGATGTTTCCAGCTATGGGAATGCGATGGTTTCTTCCGGAGAGGTGAAAATCCTTAAAGACCTTGATACCTCTGTAGAAGGAAGAGATATCCTGATCATCGAGGACATCATCGACAGCGGTTTGACACTCAGCTATTTGGTTGAGCTTTTCAGATACCGCAAGGCAAAATCAATCAAAATTGTCACACTGCTCGACAAACCTACAGGAAGAAAGGCAGATATTACAGCTGACTATGTAGGATTCATCGTACCTGATGAGTTCGTTGTCGGATATGGTCTTGATTATGCGGAAAAATACCGCAACCTGCCATATATCGGAGTTTTGAAGCCAGAAGTGTACACAAAATAA
- the ftsH gene encoding ATP-dependent zinc metalloprotease FtsH, which yields MNRIFRNTIFYLLIFLVIIGVVSFFNGNNQPTEPISYDKFMQELEAGNVDGDLTLQPERGVYEVRGQMKGQEEGKGFITYVWSNPDTLNRIEQAAQAADVEILPAKETSGWVTFFTSIIPFIIIFILFFFLLNQAQGGGSRVMNFGKSKAKLYNEEKKKVRFKDVAGADEEKQELVEVVEFLKDPRKFADLGARIPKGILLVGPPGTGKTLLARAVAGEAGVPFFSISGSDFVEMFVGVGASRVRDLFETAKKNAPCIIFIDEIDAVGRQRGAGLGGGHDEREQTLNQLLVEMDGFGANEGIIIVAATNRPDILDPALLRPGRFDRQITVDRPDVTGREAVLKVHARNKPLDESVNLKSIAARTPGFSGADLENLLNEAALVAARRNKKKIDMLDLDEATDRVIAGPAKKTRVISKKERNIVAFHEAGHTVIGVVLDEAEMVHKVTIVPRGQAGGYAVMLPKEDRYFMTKPELLDKITGLLGGRVAEEIVFGEVSTGAHNDFQRATGIARRMVTEFGMSDKLGPLQFGQAQGQVFLGRDLNNEQNYSDKIAYEIDVEIQTIIKDCYARAKNLLTEHRDKLDIIANTLLEVETLDADQIKHLIDHGRLPDRKVSVDNDDMKVTINKKKDEMPAIEETDKKIDSVIEDPKAIDENPKE from the coding sequence ATGAATCGGATCTTCCGTAATACCATCTTTTATTTATTGATATTTTTAGTCATTATCGGAGTTGTGAGTTTCTTTAATGGCAATAACCAGCCAACTGAACCAATCTCTTACGATAAATTCATGCAGGAACTTGAGGCAGGCAATGTTGATGGTGATTTGACACTGCAGCCTGAACGTGGTGTGTATGAAGTAAGAGGCCAGATGAAAGGCCAGGAGGAAGGCAAAGGCTTCATCACATATGTCTGGAGCAATCCAGATACCTTAAACAGGATTGAACAGGCAGCACAAGCTGCGGATGTTGAAATTTTACCTGCTAAGGAAACGAGTGGATGGGTGACGTTCTTTACGTCGATCATTCCATTTATCATCATTTTCATTCTCTTCTTCTTCTTGCTGAATCAGGCTCAGGGCGGCGGAAGCCGTGTCATGAACTTCGGCAAGAGCAAAGCGAAGCTTTATAACGAAGAAAAGAAGAAAGTCCGCTTCAAGGATGTAGCGGGTGCGGATGAAGAAAAGCAAGAACTTGTCGAGGTTGTCGAGTTCCTGAAAGACCCTCGCAAATTTGCTGACCTTGGGGCTCGCATTCCAAAGGGAATTCTTTTGGTAGGACCTCCGGGTACTGGTAAGACCTTGCTAGCCCGTGCTGTTGCCGGGGAAGCTGGAGTGCCATTCTTCTCCATCAGTGGTTCCGACTTCGTAGAAATGTTTGTCGGTGTCGGTGCATCTCGTGTGCGTGACTTATTTGAAACAGCTAAAAAGAATGCTCCATGTATCATTTTCATTGATGAAATCGATGCAGTCGGCCGCCAGCGTGGCGCTGGACTCGGCGGAGGGCATGACGAGCGTGAACAAACGCTTAACCAGTTGCTTGTAGAAATGGATGGATTCGGAGCCAACGAAGGAATCATCATCGTTGCAGCGACGAACAGACCTGATATTCTTGATCCGGCATTGCTGCGTCCAGGACGTTTTGACCGCCAGATCACTGTTGACCGTCCAGATGTAACAGGACGTGAAGCGGTATTGAAGGTACACGCTAGAAATAAGCCTCTGGATGAGTCAGTTAACTTGAAAAGTATCGCGGCCCGCACTCCAGGCTTCTCTGGAGCGGACCTTGAAAACCTACTGAACGAAGCTGCGCTTGTTGCAGCCAGAAGAAATAAGAAGAAGATTGACATGCTGGACTTGGATGAAGCAACAGACCGCGTTATTGCCGGTCCTGCCAAGAAGACCCGTGTCATCTCGAAGAAAGAAAGAAATATTGTTGCATTCCATGAAGCTGGCCACACGGTCATTGGGGTTGTTCTCGATGAAGCGGAAATGGTCCATAAGGTAACGATTGTTCCTCGCGGGCAGGCAGGCGGTTATGCTGTCATGCTTCCAAAAGAAGACCGTTACTTCATGACAAAGCCAGAGCTTCTTGATAAAATCACTGGCCTCCTTGGCGGCCGTGTAGCTGAAGAAATCGTCTTTGGCGAAGTAAGCACAGGTGCACACAATGACTTCCAGCGTGCTACTGGCATTGCGAGAAGAATGGTTACTGAATTCGGTATGAGTGATAAGCTCGGACCATTGCAATTCGGCCAGGCACAGGGCCAGGTATTCTTAGGCCGTGACCTGAACAATGAACAAAACTATTCTGACAAGATCGCATATGAAATCGATGTGGAAATCCAGACAATCATCAAGGATTGCTATGCGAGAGCGAAAAACCTGTTAACAGAGCATCGTGATAAGCTTGATATCATTGCGAACACATTGTTAGAGGTAGAAACTCTTGACGCAGACCAAATTAAGCATTTGATCGACCATGGCCGTCTTCCTGACCGCAAAGTCAGCGTTGATAACGACGACATGAAAGTAACGATCAACAAGAAAAAAGATGAGATGCCTGCAATCGAAGAAACTGACAAGAAAATCGATTCAGTTATCGAAGATCCAAAGGCCATCGATGAAAATCCTAAAGAATAG
- a CDS encoding type III pantothenate kinase: protein MIFVFDVGNTNIVLGVYDQEELKHHWRIETNRHRTEDEFGMIVKNLFDHVDLSFSDIDGIIISSVVPPIMFSLERMCQKYFHIKPLVVGPGIKTGLDIKYENPREVGADRIVNAVAAIHEYGSPLVIVDFGTATTYCYINEHNQYMGGAIAPGIGISTEALYSRAAKLPRIEISRPDDVVGKNTVSAMQAGILYGYVGQVEGIVKRMKDKSKVPPKVIATGGLANLIAQESNIIDAVDPFLTLKGLQLIYKRNMDKNN from the coding sequence TTGATTTTTGTTTTTGACGTCGGGAATACAAATATCGTGTTAGGTGTTTATGATCAGGAAGAGTTGAAGCACCATTGGAGAATAGAAACGAACCGCCATAGAACGGAAGATGAATTTGGGATGATCGTCAAAAACCTATTTGACCATGTCGATCTTTCTTTTTCAGATATAGATGGAATCATTATCTCGTCTGTTGTGCCGCCGATTATGTTCTCGCTTGAGCGAATGTGCCAGAAGTACTTCCACATCAAACCGTTGGTCGTGGGACCTGGCATCAAGACAGGACTGGACATTAAATATGAAAATCCAAGGGAAGTCGGAGCGGACCGGATCGTCAATGCGGTCGCGGCGATCCATGAGTATGGCAGCCCTCTGGTCATTGTCGATTTCGGGACGGCGACAACCTATTGCTATATCAATGAGCATAATCAATATATGGGCGGAGCGATTGCGCCGGGAATCGGCATCTCCACTGAGGCCCTTTATTCAAGGGCAGCCAAGCTTCCTCGGATAGAAATCAGCAGACCAGATGACGTGGTGGGGAAAAACACAGTTTCGGCCATGCAGGCTGGCATTCTGTATGGATATGTTGGACAAGTAGAGGGAATAGTTAAACGGATGAAAGATAAGAGTAAAGTCCCTCCAAAAGTAATCGCAACTGGAGGCCTGGCAAACTTGATTGCCCAGGAATCGAATATCATCGATGCAGTCGATCCATTTTTGACATTAAAGGGACTGCAGCTTATCTATAAGCGTAATATGGATAAAAACAATTAA